In one window of Clavelina lepadiformis chromosome 4, kaClaLepa1.1, whole genome shotgun sequence DNA:
- the LOC143451600 gene encoding cytosolic non-specific dipeptidase-like encodes MAHLEKVFQYIDDNQKLYVKRLSDVVAIQSVSAEAEKRGEVIRMVEHTADELRKLGATAELVDVGKQTMPDGQVIPLPPIILAMLGNDPKKKTLCVYGHLDVQPAKLEDGWDTEPFVLTEVDGKFYGRGSTDDKGPVLCWLNCIEAYQKLGIEIPVNLKFCFEGMEESGSEGLDELIMARKDTFFADVDYVCISDNYWLGKKKPCITYGLRGICYFFCEVQCSTKDLHSGVFGGSVHEGMSDLVAIMSSLVDKKGKILIPGINESVAAVTDDELVSYDPIDFDLEEYRKDVGVERLLHDKKEEILMHRWRFPSLSLHGIEGAFDGAGAKTVIPRKVIGKFSIRLVPDQEPEEIKKHVFAHVEKVFAERGSPNKLKLEMGHGGRPWVSNFNHPHYMAGRKAMKKVFGMEPDLTREGGSIPVTLTFQEATGKNVMLLPVGACDDGAHSQNEKLDRANYINGIKVMATYIHEVGLLS; translated from the exons ATGGCTCATTTAGAAAAAGTGTTTCAATATATTGACGACAATCAGAAGCTGTACGTGAAAAGACTCAGCGATGTTGTGGCGATCCAGAGTGTTTCGGCAGAGGCAGAGAAACGTGGCGAAGTGATACGGATGGTCGAGCACACGGCAGATGAGCTTCGGAAGCTTGGTGCCACAGCTGAGCTGGTCGACGTAG GAAAGCAGACGATGCCAGATGGTCAGGTCATTCCCCTTCCTCCCATCATCCTGGCTATGTTGGGAAATGATCCGAAGAAGAAGACACTCTGTGTCTACGGCCATCTGGATGTACAACCTGCAAAGTTGGAGGATGGATGGGACACAGAACCATTTGTACTCACTGAG GTTGATGGGAAATTCTACGGCCGGGGTTCCACAGATGACAAGGGACCTGTTTTGTGCTGGTTGaattgcattgaagcgtatcagAAGCTGGGCATAGAAATCCCAGTTAATTTGAAGTTTTGCTTCGAGGGAATGGAAGAATCCGGTTCCGAGGGTCTTGATGAATTGATTATGGCCAG GAAAGACACATTTTTTGCTGATGTTGATTATGTCTGCATATCGGACAATTACTGGCTGGGTAAGAAGAAACCTTGCATCACCTATGGTCTGCGAGGAATTTGCTATTTCTTTTGTGAAGTCCAGTGTTCCACCAAGGATCTTCACTCGGGG GTTTTCGGAGGAAGTGTCCATGAGGGAATGAGTGACCTCGTCGCGATTATGTCATCACTTGTCGACAAAAAAGGAAAGATACTTATCCCTGGCATCAATGAATCAGTTGCTGCG GTGACTGACGATGAGTTAGTGTCGTACGATCCCATCGATTTTGACCTCGAAGAATACCGCAAGGATGTCGGTGTCGAACGTTTACTTCACGACAAGAAGGAAGAAATCCTCATGCACAGATGGAGATTTCCTTCCCTCTCTCTCCACGGAATTGAAG GTGCTTTTGACGGTGCCGGAGCGAAGACGGTCATTCCCAGAAAAGTGATTGGAAAGTTCTCGATCCGTCTTGTTCCCGACCAGGAACCAGAGGAAATCAAGAAACAC GTTTTCGCCCACGTTGAGAAGGTTTTTGCAGAAAGAGGGAGCCCCAATAAGTTAAAACTTGAAATGGGTCATGGGGGTAGGCCGTGGGTCTCTAACTTCAATCACCCTCATTATATGGCTGGAAGGAAAGCAATGAAGAAAG TATTTGGAATGGAGCCAGATCTCACTCGGGAAGGGGGAAGTATTCCGGTGACCTTGACCTTCCAGGAAGCGACCGGAAAGAACGTCATGTTACTTCCTGTGGGAGCTTGTGACGACGGTGCGCACTCGCAGAACGAAAAACTGGACAG AGCCAATTACATCAACGGCATCAAAGTAATGGCGACTTACATCCATGAGGTGGGGCTGTTGAGTTAG